TACCTTCCTTGCGTAAACGGGTACGAATGACTTTAGCAAGCGGATCAGTATGCGTCTTGAAAATGTCAGCAATCTGGAACCTCGTCGGATCCATTTTATTTGCTGCACCCATACTTGAGATCATTGGGATGTCACGCTTAATGGACTCCTTGATCAGATGGATTTTATAAGAGATTGTATCGGATGCATCAACAATAAAATCTAGATCATAGCCGAAAATCTCTTCATATGTTTCTTCTGTATAGAACATTTTCAACGCAATGACTTCACATTCAGGATTAATATCCATAATCCTGTCACGCATTACTTCTACCTTCTGCTTGCCGACTGTCGAAAGAAGAGCAATAAGCTGGCGGTTAACGTTGGTGATATCGACATCATCCTTGTCAATCAGAATCAGCTTGCCAACACCCGATCTAGCCAAAGCTTCTGCCGCAAACGAACCGACCCCGCCAATTCCTAAAACAGCGACAGTACTATTTTTCATTATATCAAGGCCTTCCTTGCCGATGGCCAATTCATTACGAGAAAATTGATGAAGCATTTAAACTCACTCCAAATATAAGATTGATGTTACTATCTATACCCGCTTTTGAATATAACATACCCGGCATTAATTTCAAGTATTTTTATAGGAATTAAAGTGTATATTAGTTTGGATTGGGTGATTACTAGATGAATTGTATAATTACTGGTTGGTCTGAGGTGGAAATCCTGAAATGTATCCGTTAGAAGGGTTCATCGGACAAACGGGAGGCGGAAATCACAAAATGTGTCCATTAGAGGCTCTCTATCGGACAAACAGAGGACAGTAATTACAAAAACTGTCCGTTGGGGAGAATACATTTCACCTTTTGTACTTAAAGGCAGCAAAAAAACCATGCATCCGCATGGTTTTTGTTTACGTATGTAGGAAGAGTCCCAATCGTGCCGTCGTGTTGGTTGCCTTCGTCTTGAACCCGCTCTCAGCAGGTGGGTGCCCTGTTCCGGGTTTCTGTAAGTCCTCTAGCCAGAGGCATTTACGCGGCCCGAAAACGCGAACTCCCGAAGGATAGATGTTAGGTCAAAACTTCAGGTTAAACAACGAACACATCAGGACTCTTCATCTGTTGTTATTATATTATCATATGCTTGAATGAACTTCAAGGATATGGACGCTGGATATTACTGGTCCTTTTTAACATTTAGTGCTAAATGCAATTCATCCAGCTGTGCTCCGCTTACCTCTCCAGGAGCATCTGTCAAAAGGTCGCTTGCGCTCGCTGTTTTCGGGAAAGCAATCGTATCGCGAAGATTTGATCGGCCAGCTAATAGCATCACCATTCTGTCAAGGCCAAGCGCTATTCCCCCATGTGGAGGGGTTCCATATTCAAATGCTTCTAGCAGGAATCCAAACTGCTCGACTGCCTGTTCCTTTGTGAAGCCAAGAACAGAGAACATTTTTTCCTGTATATCTCTTTCAAAAATCCTTAAGGATCCGCCACCTAGCTCGTAGCCGTTGAGGACAAGGTCATATGCCTGTGCCTTGACACTTGCTGGATCGCTCTCGAGTTTAGGCAGGTCTTCGCGGGCTGGCATCGTGAATGGATGGTGTGCCGCGAAATAACGGTCTGCTTCCTCGTCAAATTCCAATAGTGGCCAGTCTGTGATCCAAAGGAAATTGAATTTGCTCTGGTCAATCAAGCCTAGCTCTTTTCCAAGCTTCAAGCGCAAGGCTCCAAGTGCATCCGCTACAACAGACTTTTTATCTGCTACGAAAAGCAGAAGGTCGCCGGCTGAAACTTCTAAGTTCGCCTGAAGCGCTGCCTGTTCTTCTTCTCCAAAGAACTTTGAGATCGGGCCTTTCAAGCCGTCCTCTTCAGCCTTCAGCCATGCAAGACCTTTGGCACCGTAAACAGAAACAAATTCAGTCAATCCATCAATATCCTTACGTGAATAGTTAGCTGCGGCACCCTTTACATTTATAGCTTTCACCTGGCCGCCGTTTGCTACTGCAGAAGCAAATACCTTGAAACCAGAATCCTTAACCGTTTCAGAAAGATCGACAAGTTCCATGCCAAAACGAGTATCAGGCTTATCAGAACCGAAGCGGCTCATTGCCTCTTCATAGCTCATGCGAGGGAATGGCTCTGTCACATCCAGGCCTTTTACATCCTTCATAACCTTGTGCATCATTTTTTCAGTCAAACCCATGATCTCTTCCTGACTCATGAAGCTTGTTTCAATATCGATTTGCGTGAATTCCGGCTGTCTGTCAGCTCGAAGGTCTTCATCGCGGAAGCAGCGGGCAATCTGATAATAGCGTTCAAAGCCGCCAACCATCATCAGCTGTTTAAAAATCTGCGGCGACTGAGGAAGAGCGTAGAATTCACCAGGATGAACACGGCTTGGCACAAGATAGTCACGTGCTCCCTCAGGTGTGCTCTTTGTTAATATCGGTGTTTCAACATCAAGGAAACCTTCTCCATCTAGGAAGTCACGAATCGCTTTTGTTACCTGATGTCTCATTTTGAATGTTTCGAACATGACCGGACGGCGCAGGTCAAGATAACGATATTTCAAACGAACATCTTCTGATACATCTGTTTTATCAGCGATCACGAAAGGTGTCGTCTTCGCTTCATTGATGATTGTCAGCTCTTCAGCCTGGACTTCAATTTTTCCAGTTTTAAGATTTCCATTAATACTTCCTTCACTGCGTGCAATGACTGTCCCTTTTACATCAAGTACGTATTCCGTACGGACTTTTTCTGCGAGCGAAAGCGCTTCTTGTGAAACATCAGGATTGAAAACAATCTGGACAAGGCCTGTCCTGTCCCGCAAGTCAATAAAAATCAGGCCACCCAGGTCACGACGTTTCTGAACCCAGCCTTTCAGCGTTACCTTTTCACCAATTGCCTCTTCCGTTACTTCACCGCAAAAATATGATCTCCCAAACATCGAAACTCCCCCTCTACTTACAAATATCCTTGAATTTTTCAACAAAACTCTCAAGCGGCAATTCAGTTTGTTCCCCGTCCGCCATTGATTTCAGGTTGATTTTATTCGCTTTTAATTCATCCTCACCAAGTACTGCCACATATCTTGCATTCATCCTGTCAGCAGCCTTGAATTGGGCTTTGATTTTACGATCCTGATAGTCTCTTTCCGCAGAGAATCCGGCCATTCTCAGATTGTGGAGCAAGCCTACTGTATAATCCTTGGCCTCATCCCCCAAGGAAACGAGGTAGCAATCAATTCCTTCATTTATCGCAAGCTCAACACCCTCTGCTTCCAATGCTGCAAGCAATCTTTCAATGCTTAACGCAAA
This window of the Mesobacillus jeotgali genome carries:
- a CDS encoding tRNA threonylcarbamoyladenosine dehydratase, whose product is MLHQFSRNELAIGKEGLDIMKNSTVAVLGIGGVGSFAAEALARSGVGKLILIDKDDVDITNVNRQLIALLSTVGKQKVEVMRDRIMDINPECEVIALKMFYTEETYEEIFGYDLDFIVDASDTISYKIHLIKESIKRDIPMISSMGAANKMDPTRFQIADIFKTHTDPLAKVIRTRLRKEGIKKGIPVVFSDESPIVIREDVRKEVGNDNAEIRKAKMPPSSNAFVPSVAGLIMASYVVRELLKDIEIERVNS
- the aspS gene encoding aspartate--tRNA ligase; amino-acid sequence: MFGRSYFCGEVTEEAIGEKVTLKGWVQKRRDLGGLIFIDLRDRTGLVQIVFNPDVSQEALSLAEKVRTEYVLDVKGTVIARSEGSINGNLKTGKIEVQAEELTIINEAKTTPFVIADKTDVSEDVRLKYRYLDLRRPVMFETFKMRHQVTKAIRDFLDGEGFLDVETPILTKSTPEGARDYLVPSRVHPGEFYALPQSPQIFKQLMMVGGFERYYQIARCFRDEDLRADRQPEFTQIDIETSFMSQEEIMGLTEKMMHKVMKDVKGLDVTEPFPRMSYEEAMSRFGSDKPDTRFGMELVDLSETVKDSGFKVFASAVANGGQVKAINVKGAAANYSRKDIDGLTEFVSVYGAKGLAWLKAEEDGLKGPISKFFGEEEQAALQANLEVSAGDLLLFVADKKSVVADALGALRLKLGKELGLIDQSKFNFLWITDWPLLEFDEEADRYFAAHHPFTMPAREDLPKLESDPASVKAQAYDLVLNGYELGGGSLRIFERDIQEKMFSVLGFTKEQAVEQFGFLLEAFEYGTPPHGGIALGLDRMVMLLAGRSNLRDTIAFPKTASASDLLTDAPGEVSGAQLDELHLALNVKKDQ